In Salarias fasciatus unplaced genomic scaffold, fSalaFa1.1, whole genome shotgun sequence, a genomic segment contains:
- the LOC115385449 gene encoding DCN1-like protein 5, which translates to MPLKKRRKQPDTSDHECHCKIPNFARPQVCGGRPAAPVRPFSVKKCRSWFQQYAGSDNVVGPEAMERFCRDMGVEPENVIMLVLAWHLEAAHMGFFTEDEWLRGMTALQCDCMERLKGKLDDLRGELSDSAAFRNIYRYAFDFARDKHQRSLDMDTAKSMLSLLLARSWPLFPVFHRFLEQSKYKGLNKDQWYNVLEFSRTVDADLTNYDEDGAWPVLLDEFVQWQKTWSS; encoded by the exons ATGCCgttgaagaagaggaggaagcagcctgACACAAGTGATCATGAGTGCCACTGTAAAATTCCAAA CTTCGCCCGGCCTCAGGTCTGCGGGGGGAGGCCGGCGGCGCCCGTCAGGCCGTTCTCCGTGAAGAAGTGCCGGTCCTGGTTCCAGCAGTACGCCGGCTCTGATAACGTGGTGGGACCCGAGGCCATGGAGAGGTTCTGTCGGGACATGGGAGTGGAGCCGGAGAAC GTCATCATGCTGGTCTTGGCCTGGCATCTGGAAGCCGCTCACATGGGATTCTTCACAGAAGACGAGTGGCTCCGGGGAATGACGGCTCTGCA ATGTGACTGCATGGAGAGGTTAAAGGGCAAACTGGACGACCTGCGGGGTGAACTCAGCGACTCGGCCGCCTTCAGGAACATTTATAGATACGCCTTTGACTTTGCCAGA GACAAACACCAGAGAAGTCTAGATATGGACACCGCCAAGTCcatgctgtctctgctgctggccAGGTCCTGGCCCCTGTTCCCCGTCTTCCACCGGTTCCTGGAG caGTCCAAGTACAAAGGCCTGAATAAGGACCAGTGGTATAACGTCCTGGAGTTCAGCAGAACCGTCGACGCAGACCTGACTAACTACGACGAGGACGGAGCGT GGCCGGTGCTGCTGGACGAGTTTGTGCAGTGGCAGAAGACGTGGTCGTCCTGA